One region of Desulfallas thermosapovorans DSM 6562 genomic DNA includes:
- a CDS encoding molybdopterin-binding protein, with product MKAVPVQEAVGMVLCHDLTEIVPGKVKKPLFKKGHVVKPEDIPRLLDIGKEHLYVWEMREGILHENEAAQRMAAAAAGEGVYLTEPSEGKVSLVAAMDGLLKINSSALSLVNEQEQVMFATLHSNQLVKKDRVVAGTRIIPLVIDEKIITGVEHICRDSFPLVEVKPLKAMRVGLVTTGSEVYSGRIQDKFGPVVTAKLAQWGSEVTRQILVSDSIDMIVTAINELIREGVDMILVTGGMSVDPDDVTPAGVVAAGGRIISYGAPALPGAMFMMAYIGELPVMGLPGCVMYHRSSIFDLIAPRVLAGEKISRRDIAVLGYGGLCSNCSQCRFPDCSFGKSI from the coding sequence GTGAAAGCGGTTCCGGTACAGGAGGCAGTGGGGATGGTGCTTTGCCATGACCTTACCGAAATTGTGCCCGGCAAGGTTAAAAAGCCGTTATTTAAAAAGGGCCATGTGGTGAAGCCCGAGGATATTCCCAGGTTGCTGGACATTGGTAAAGAGCATCTTTATGTGTGGGAAATGCGCGAAGGGATACTGCACGAAAATGAGGCGGCGCAGCGCATGGCCGCGGCGGCCGCCGGTGAAGGAGTTTATTTAACGGAGCCCAGTGAGGGCAAAGTTAGCCTGGTGGCCGCCATGGATGGGCTGCTGAAGATTAATTCCAGTGCCCTTTCTTTGGTTAATGAACAGGAACAGGTCATGTTTGCCACCTTGCACTCCAACCAGCTTGTTAAAAAGGACCGGGTGGTGGCCGGTACACGCATTATCCCGCTGGTAATTGATGAAAAAATCATCACCGGCGTGGAGCACATATGCCGGGATTCCTTTCCCTTAGTGGAGGTAAAGCCGTTAAAAGCTATGCGGGTTGGTCTGGTTACCACCGGCAGCGAGGTGTACAGCGGGCGTATCCAGGATAAGTTTGGTCCCGTGGTGACAGCTAAACTGGCCCAGTGGGGCAGTGAAGTTACCAGGCAGATTCTGGTGTCCGACAGTATAGATATGATTGTGACTGCCATTAATGAGTTAATCCGAGAGGGGGTAGATATGATCCTGGTAACCGGCGGGATGTCGGTGGACCCCGATGATGTAACGCCCGCGGGGGTGGTTGCCGCCGGGGGGCGCATAATCAGTTACGGTGCACCCGCTCTACCGGGGGCCATGTTCATGATGGCTTATATCGGCGAATTACCGGTAATGGGCCTTCCCGGGTGTGTTATGTATCATAGAAGCAGTATTTTTGATTTAATAGCACCGCGGGTTCTGGCAGGGGAAAAAATCTCGCGCCGGGATATTGCCGTTCTGGGTTATGGCGGGCTGTGTTCCAACTGCAGCCAGTGCCGTTTCCCCGACTGCAGTTTTGGCAAAAGCATTTAA
- a CDS encoding molybdopterin-dependent aldehyde oxidoreductase, with the protein MIKKKLNINGASMSLVVDPEALLVDVIRGQLHLTGTKVGCGKGQCGACSVIMNGKVIRSCITKMKRVPDESIITTIEGIGTPTNLHALQLAWVKHGSAQCGFCAPGFIVSAKALLDENNNPTREEVRDWFQKHKNVCRCTGYKPLVDAVMDAARLVRGEITAADLEFQMPEDGKILGTDYPRPSAIGKVTGTIDYGADFGLKMPPGTLRLKLVQAQVSHAKILSIDTSEAEKMPGVYKVVTYKDVKGKNRINGLNLPGNKGDSYDRPILCDEKVFQFGDAIAIVCADTEAHAQAAVEKVHVELEVLPAYMSAPAAMEPDAIEIHPGTPNVYFRQYNIKGEDTAPLMEKADVVVSMEDLYVGRQPHLPIEPDVAAAYYDENGNLQILSKSIGLDLHAAMIAEGLGLEAGKNLFLSQFPGVGGTFGYKFSPTIEALVGVATMATGKPCFLNFDYYQQIIYTGKRSPFFVDIKFGANKDGKINAMEYNYAVDHGPYSEFGDLLTVRGVQFIGAGYGIPNIRGVGYTVCTNHAWGSAFRAYGSPQSLFASETLMDVLAEKLGMDPLELRYINAYRPGDTNPSGHEPEVYSMVPLLDAIRPKYQEALKRAKEESTPEKKRGVGISVGVYGCGLDGPDSAEVWVELLHDGRVQVSTNWQDHGQGADMGLLATAHETLRQMGITPDQIKLVMNDMNLAPAGGPAGGSRSQVVVGNSVVNGCEQLVNALRKDDGTFMTYDEAVAKGIPTKYVGKWSAAAANCTDCDDKGQGKPFSVYMYGVFLAEVEVDTTTGKTRVVKMTMAADVGEVINKTVLDGQIYGGLAQGIGLALSEDFEDLKKHTTMANCGIPYIKDIPDDMEIIYVNYKREHGPYGAAGVGELPLTSPHAAICNAIYNACGVRITQLPARPEKVLAGLQGKEIPVVKRPIKDPAY; encoded by the coding sequence ATGATTAAGAAAAAGCTTAACATCAACGGTGCCAGCATGTCGCTGGTTGTTGACCCGGAAGCCCTTCTGGTGGATGTTATCCGGGGACAGCTGCACCTTACCGGTACCAAGGTGGGCTGCGGCAAGGGCCAGTGCGGCGCCTGTTCGGTGATTATGAACGGCAAAGTTATCCGTTCCTGTATCACCAAAATGAAAAGGGTACCCGATGAGTCCATTATCACCACCATTGAGGGCATTGGCACCCCCACCAATCTCCATGCTCTCCAACTGGCCTGGGTCAAGCACGGTAGCGCCCAGTGCGGTTTTTGCGCCCCCGGCTTTATAGTTTCCGCCAAGGCGCTGCTGGACGAGAATAACAATCCCACCAGGGAAGAGGTGCGGGACTGGTTCCAGAAGCATAAGAACGTTTGCCGCTGCACGGGGTACAAGCCCCTGGTGGATGCCGTGATGGATGCCGCCCGCCTGGTGCGCGGTGAAATTACCGCAGCCGACCTGGAGTTTCAAATGCCGGAAGATGGTAAAATCCTGGGCACCGATTACCCGCGTCCCTCGGCGATTGGTAAAGTTACCGGTACCATTGATTACGGCGCTGACTTTGGCCTGAAAATGCCTCCGGGCACTTTACGGCTCAAGCTGGTTCAGGCCCAGGTTTCCCACGCCAAGATTTTATCCATAGACACCTCCGAAGCGGAAAAAATGCCCGGTGTTTATAAAGTGGTTACCTATAAAGATGTCAAGGGCAAAAACCGTATCAACGGCCTTAACCTCCCCGGCAATAAGGGGGACAGCTACGACCGTCCCATACTGTGCGATGAAAAGGTATTCCAGTTTGGCGACGCCATTGCCATTGTTTGTGCCGATACCGAAGCCCACGCCCAGGCCGCGGTGGAAAAGGTCCATGTGGAGCTGGAAGTGCTGCCGGCTTACATGAGTGCCCCTGCCGCCATGGAGCCCGATGCCATTGAAATTCACCCCGGTACTCCCAACGTTTATTTCAGGCAGTACAACATCAAGGGTGAGGATACCGCTCCCCTGATGGAAAAGGCGGACGTGGTGGTATCCATGGAAGACCTGTATGTTGGTCGCCAGCCCCACCTGCCCATTGAGCCCGACGTTGCCGCCGCTTATTATGACGAAAACGGCAACCTGCAAATCCTGTCCAAGAGTATCGGTCTGGACCTCCACGCCGCTATGATAGCTGAAGGCCTGGGCCTGGAGGCCGGTAAAAACCTGTTCCTGTCCCAGTTCCCCGGTGTGGGCGGCACCTTCGGTTACAAGTTCAGCCCCACCATTGAAGCGCTGGTGGGAGTGGCAACCATGGCCACCGGTAAACCCTGCTTCCTGAACTTTGATTATTACCAGCAAATTATTTACACCGGCAAGCGGTCGCCCTTCTTTGTGGACATTAAATTTGGCGCCAATAAGGATGGCAAGATTAATGCCATGGAATACAACTATGCTGTTGACCACGGCCCGTACTCCGAGTTTGGTGACCTGCTTACCGTGCGGGGAGTCCAGTTCATCGGCGCCGGTTACGGTATACCCAACATCAGGGGGGTTGGTTACACGGTTTGCACCAACCATGCCTGGGGCTCCGCCTTCAGGGCTTACGGTTCACCCCAAAGCCTGTTTGCCTCCGAGACCCTGATGGATGTGCTGGCTGAAAAACTGGGCATGGATCCGCTGGAGCTGCGTTATATTAACGCCTATCGTCCCGGCGATACCAACCCCTCCGGTCACGAGCCCGAGGTATATTCGATGGTTCCGTTGCTTGACGCCATCCGGCCCAAGTACCAGGAAGCCCTGAAGAGGGCCAAGGAAGAATCCACCCCCGAGAAAAAACGTGGTGTCGGTATATCCGTCGGTGTTTACGGCTGCGGCCTGGACGGCCCGGACAGTGCCGAAGTGTGGGTGGAACTGCTGCACGACGGCAGAGTCCAGGTGAGCACCAACTGGCAGGACCACGGCCAGGGGGCTGACATGGGATTGCTGGCCACTGCCCATGAAACACTGCGGCAAATGGGTATTACGCCCGATCAAATCAAGCTGGTCATGAACGATATGAACCTGGCTCCGGCCGGTGGCCCGGCTGGCGGCAGCCGTTCCCAGGTGGTTGTGGGCAACAGTGTGGTAAACGGCTGCGAGCAGCTGGTGAACGCCCTGCGCAAAGATGATGGCACCTTCATGACCTACGACGAAGCGGTAGCCAAAGGCATCCCCACCAAGTATGTGGGCAAGTGGAGTGCAGCCGCCGCCAACTGCACCGACTGCGATGATAAAGGACAGGGCAAACCCTTCTCGGTCTACATGTACGGTGTATTTTTGGCCGAAGTGGAAGTGGACACCACCACCGGCAAGACCCGGGTGGTGAAAATGACCATGGCCGCCGACGTGGGTGAAGTTATCAACAAGACAGTTCTGGACGGGCAAATTTACGGCGGTTTGGCCCAGGGTATCGGCCTGGCCCTGAGCGAGGACTTCGAAGACCTCAAGAAGCATACCACCATGGCCAACTGCGGTATTCCTTACATCAAGGATATCCCGGACGACATGGAAATTATCTATGTGAACTACAAGCGCGAGCACGGCCCGTACGGTGCTGCCGGGGTGGGTGAACTGCCCCTGACCTCCCCCCATGCCGCCATTTGCAATGCCATTTACAACGCTTGCGGCGTGCGGATCACCCAGTTACCGGCCCGGCCCGAGAAAGTGCTGGCCGGCTTGCAGGGTAAAGAAATTCCCGTGGTTAAGCGGCCCATTAAAGACCCGGCTTATTAA
- a CDS encoding pyridine nucleotide-disulfide oxidoreductase/dicluster-binding protein, producing MDQKRIVEFEQKCTQELPPACVTACPVHMDARGFVAEVKAGNFDRAWQIYRKSVNFAGIVGRICDHPCQAACKRQEAGEAIAIGALESACARMNLAPGGKVIQAAKKDKRVAVVGAGLSGLGAAFDLARKGYGVTVFEATDRLGGRLWEFPAEVLPRRVIEEETAVLHEMGVDFRFNTVVGQAVSLAELCRQFDAVCLATGKIPENIPGLPVEQGKLVVDPVSLATGLDGVFAGGSILRGTEYSPINSLSEGGRAATSIDRYLQQVSLTAVRENEGPYQTRLFTSTKGVEPLPAVVPADPAQGYTREEAIREAGRCLLCQCLECVKVCPYLEHFKGYPKKYVRQISHNLKMKLGNHEANILINSCSLCGLCQEVCPQGFNMADLCLEARTEMVQKGKMPPSAHDFPLRDMEFSNSELFALARHQPGYETSSYVFFPGCQLCASAPDHVEKAYDYLMDKLAGGVGLMLRCCGAPAQWSGRAELFNAELEDIKGQWQQMGSPKLILACSTCYQMFKQYLPGVDIVSLWELFDQLGLPEMDVQRQPGVVAVHDPCTTRHEKHIHTSVRNILQKLGINIEELPTTGETTECCGYGGLMWFANRNVARDTIKRRIGESPADYVAYCAMCRDNFAAGGKKTYHLLDFIYGEADAASPLTRGPGYSQRRENRARLKSKLLKNVWGDNVAKPENSYEAIKLVIPGQVSEIMDERLILKEDIQKVIEHAEKTGKKIFNRNSGHILACFRPVSVTYWVEYTRQGDDFYVHNVYSHRMEVAGNS from the coding sequence ATGGATCAGAAACGAATAGTGGAATTTGAACAAAAATGTACCCAGGAACTTCCCCCGGCCTGTGTAACGGCCTGTCCCGTGCATATGGATGCCAGGGGGTTCGTGGCGGAAGTGAAGGCCGGTAATTTTGACCGGGCCTGGCAAATTTACAGAAAAAGCGTTAATTTTGCCGGAATTGTCGGACGAATTTGTGATCACCCCTGCCAGGCCGCCTGCAAGCGGCAGGAAGCAGGGGAAGCCATCGCCATAGGTGCCCTGGAAAGTGCATGCGCCCGGATGAACCTGGCGCCGGGGGGCAAGGTTATCCAGGCGGCTAAAAAGGATAAACGGGTGGCGGTGGTGGGCGCGGGGCTGAGCGGTTTGGGAGCAGCCTTTGATTTGGCCCGGAAGGGTTACGGTGTGACGGTTTTTGAGGCCACGGACCGTTTGGGCGGCCGGCTGTGGGAGTTTCCGGCGGAGGTTTTACCGCGGCGGGTCATAGAGGAAGAAACCGCCGTATTGCATGAAATGGGTGTTGATTTCAGGTTCAACACGGTGGTGGGACAGGCTGTTTCCCTGGCGGAATTATGCCGGCAGTTTGACGCTGTTTGCTTGGCTACGGGAAAGATACCCGAAAATATTCCGGGTCTGCCAGTGGAACAGGGAAAACTGGTGGTTGACCCGGTTTCCCTGGCCACCGGTCTGGATGGAGTCTTTGCCGGGGGCAGCATATTGCGCGGTACAGAGTATTCCCCCATTAATTCCCTTTCCGAGGGCGGGCGGGCCGCCACATCCATTGATCGCTACTTGCAGCAAGTTTCCCTCACTGCCGTCCGGGAAAACGAAGGACCTTACCAGACCCGGCTTTTTACCAGTACCAAGGGGGTTGAACCCCTTCCCGCCGTTGTGCCGGCCGATCCCGCGCAGGGCTATACCCGGGAGGAAGCTATCAGGGAAGCCGGGCGCTGTCTTTTGTGCCAGTGCCTGGAGTGTGTAAAGGTTTGTCCTTATCTGGAACACTTTAAAGGCTACCCCAAAAAATATGTCCGGCAGATCAGCCATAACCTGAAAATGAAACTGGGGAACCATGAAGCCAATATTTTAATTAATTCCTGCAGCCTGTGCGGCCTCTGCCAGGAAGTCTGTCCCCAGGGTTTCAATATGGCCGACCTGTGCCTGGAAGCCCGGACCGAGATGGTCCAAAAGGGGAAAATGCCGCCTTCCGCCCATGATTTTCCCCTCCGGGACATGGAATTCAGCAACAGCGAACTGTTTGCGCTGGCCCGCCACCAGCCGGGGTATGAAACCAGCAGCTATGTGTTTTTCCCGGGCTGCCAGCTGTGCGCCTCGGCCCCGGACCACGTGGAGAAAGCATATGATTATTTAATGGATAAACTGGCCGGTGGGGTAGGCCTGATGCTGCGCTGCTGCGGCGCCCCGGCCCAGTGGAGCGGGCGGGCCGAGCTGTTTAATGCGGAGCTTGAAGATATTAAAGGACAGTGGCAGCAAATGGGCAGCCCAAAGCTGATCCTGGCCTGCTCCACCTGCTACCAGATGTTTAAGCAGTACCTGCCCGGGGTGGATATTGTATCCCTTTGGGAATTGTTTGACCAGCTGGGTTTGCCCGAAATGGATGTACAGCGGCAGCCGGGAGTGGTGGCTGTACATGACCCCTGCACCACCAGGCACGAAAAACATATTCACACCAGTGTTCGCAATATATTGCAGAAACTGGGCATTAATATTGAGGAATTGCCCACCACCGGTGAAACCACCGAGTGCTGTGGTTATGGTGGTCTGATGTGGTTTGCCAACCGGAATGTGGCCAGGGATACGATAAAACGGCGCATTGGTGAAAGCCCTGCCGATTATGTGGCCTATTGTGCCATGTGCCGGGATAATTTTGCCGCCGGGGGCAAGAAAACCTATCACTTGCTTGATTTTATTTACGGTGAAGCGGACGCAGCTTCGCCCTTGACCCGCGGGCCCGGCTACTCACAGCGGCGGGAAAACAGGGCCAGGCTTAAAAGTAAATTGCTCAAAAATGTTTGGGGGGATAATGTGGCGAAACCGGAAAACTCGTATGAAGCAATCAAGCTGGTTATTCCCGGCCAGGTAAGCGAAATTATGGATGAACGTCTTATCTTGAAGGAAGATATACAAAAGGTGATTGAACATGCCGAGAAAACAGGCAAAAAGATATTTAACCGCAACAGCGGCCATATTTTAGCCTGTTTCAGGCCGGTAAGCGTTACCTACTGGGTGGAATACACCCGGCAGGGGGATGATTTTTACGTTCACAACGTTTATTCGCACCGGATGGAAGTGGCGGGTAACAGTTGA
- a CDS encoding DVU_1557 family redox protein → MAEKEVQAESIYECLKCNLPMTPGKVTVSYMGSSFPVELLKCPGCGLVLITEDLALGKMLEVEKTLEDK, encoded by the coding sequence GTGGCCGAAAAGGAAGTCCAGGCGGAATCTATATATGAATGTCTCAAATGTAACTTGCCCATGACGCCGGGCAAGGTTACCGTGTCCTATATGGGCAGTAGCTTTCCGGTGGAACTGTTGAAATGCCCCGGGTGCGGGCTGGTCTTGATTACCGAGGATTTGGCCCTGGGCAAGATGCTGGAAGTGGAAAAGACCCTGGAAGACAAGTAG
- the trsM gene encoding DVU_1556 family methyltransferase, giving the protein MESAVSCPMYEGKPIRDVTGDTIRPGGFTLTDRALALCSFAAGARVLDVGCGAGATVEYLINNHQLDAVGVDPSPALLEQGRRRCPGLPLMEGAGENLPFRDGEMDGVLAECTLSVMENPDRALAECCRVLKSGGWLVVTDVYARNPAGVSTLHELPLEGCLKGAMSIDELLQKIKARGFEVVLWEDHTRLLGELVAGLILAHGSMAAFWGCVTGDSVACGDIQNAVRKARPGYVLVLAKKVATGKE; this is encoded by the coding sequence ATGGAATCCGCTGTATCATGTCCCATGTACGAAGGAAAGCCCATCCGGGATGTAACCGGGGATACCATCCGGCCGGGCGGGTTTACCTTGACGGACCGGGCACTTGCTTTATGCTCCTTTGCTGCCGGGGCCAGAGTGTTGGACGTTGGCTGCGGTGCCGGTGCCACGGTGGAATACTTGATAAACAACCACCAACTGGATGCTGTGGGGGTGGATCCCTCCCCGGCGCTGCTGGAGCAGGGGCGCCGGAGGTGCCCCGGCCTGCCCCTTATGGAGGGGGCCGGGGAAAACTTGCCCTTCAGGGACGGCGAAATGGATGGTGTACTGGCGGAATGTACCCTGAGTGTAATGGAAAACCCGGACCGGGCTTTGGCCGAGTGCTGCCGGGTGCTAAAAAGCGGCGGCTGGCTGGTGGTGACCGATGTCTATGCCCGTAACCCGGCGGGGGTGAGCACACTGCACGAATTACCCCTGGAGGGATGTCTTAAGGGTGCCATGTCCATTGATGAGCTACTACAAAAGATCAAAGCCCGGGGCTTTGAGGTGGTTTTGTGGGAAGACCATACCAGGCTGCTGGGTGAGCTGGTGGCCGGTCTGATCCTGGCCCATGGTTCCATGGCTGCATTCTGGGGCTGTGTGACAGGTGATTCCGTTGCCTGCGGGGATATTCAGAATGCGGTGCGTAAGGCCCGGCCGGGTTATGTTTTGGTCCTGGCCAAAAAGGTGGCAACCGGTAAGGAGTGA
- a CDS encoding DVU_1555 family C-GCAxxG-C-C protein gives MNDEMMRMLELYQQGFNCSQILLALGLEHRGEDNPGLIRAMTGLGGGLGFSGKTCGALTGGVCLLSLYAGRGAPEEKEHDELLLMIDELVQWFEGEIGQHYGGINCGDILGDDLAEKVVSPQCSSIVIETYNKIKEIMLDHGIELSGEKND, from the coding sequence ATGAATGATGAGATGATGCGCATGCTGGAGCTGTACCAGCAGGGGTTTAACTGCAGCCAGATACTGCTGGCCCTGGGGTTGGAGCACCGGGGTGAAGATAATCCCGGTTTGATTCGGGCCATGACGGGCCTGGGCGGCGGGCTGGGGTTTTCCGGTAAGACCTGTGGTGCCCTCACCGGTGGTGTTTGCCTGCTGAGCCTGTACGCGGGCAGGGGTGCGCCGGAGGAGAAAGAGCATGATGAGCTATTATTGATGATTGACGAGCTGGTGCAGTGGTTTGAAGGGGAAATCGGTCAGCATTACGGTGGTATAAACTGCGGGGATATTCTGGGTGACGACCTGGCGGAAAAGGTGGTTTCCCCCCAGTGCAGCAGTATTGTTATTGAAACATACAACAAAATAAAAGAAATAATGCTTGACCACGGGATCGAACTGTCCGGTGAAAAAAATGACTGA
- the trsS gene encoding radical SAM (seleno)protein TrsS, whose product MTEAGRVLAVTESLCPHCLAKIPARRVARGNHVYLEKECPEHGSFKVVIWRGEPSFESWSRPKIPAVINVPLTRVERGCPFDCGLCPDHRQHTCTAVLEVTGRCNLHCSFCFAGSGGGAARDPDPGVIRGWYRTLLDAGGPYNIQLSGGEPTMRDDLPGLVSMGRDMGFSFIQLNTNGLRLSREPRFFEELQRAGLASLFLQFDGTESEIYRKLRGRDLLADKLETIRLCGELGIGVILVPTVVPGVNDHNIGDIIDLALEHLPVVRGVHFQPVSYFGRYPQPPSDDMRITLPEVISNIARQTGGRIKVENFRPPGCENALCSFHGNFILMPGGTLMPTTRHETNQNTSCCCTPELAVEGSRKSRKFVANHWSASRPVPVQKSCSCGGGGMEEFIRTDSMDLFLARAKTHTLCISGMAFQDVWNVDLERVKDCCIHTVSPAGKLIPFCAYNITDSQGRSIYRGRAD is encoded by the coding sequence ATGACTGAGGCGGGGCGTGTCCTGGCGGTGACGGAAAGTCTTTGCCCCCATTGCCTGGCTAAAATTCCCGCCCGGCGGGTGGCCCGGGGAAACCACGTTTATTTGGAAAAGGAATGTCCCGAGCACGGCAGTTTCAAGGTGGTTATCTGGCGGGGAGAGCCCTCTTTCGAGTCCTGGTCCAGGCCGAAAATCCCTGCGGTGATTAATGTTCCCTTAACCCGGGTGGAGCGGGGATGTCCCTTTGACTGCGGTCTCTGTCCCGACCACCGCCAGCATACCTGTACTGCGGTGTTGGAGGTGACTGGCCGCTGCAACCTGCACTGTTCATTTTGTTTTGCCGGTTCCGGTGGTGGTGCTGCTCGGGATCCCGACCCCGGGGTGATCAGGGGCTGGTACCGTACCCTGCTGGACGCTGGTGGACCCTATAACATCCAGCTCTCCGGCGGTGAACCCACCATGCGTGACGACCTGCCCGGTTTGGTGTCCATGGGCCGGGATATGGGGTTTAGCTTTATCCAGCTGAACACCAACGGCCTGCGGCTCAGCCGGGAGCCGCGGTTTTTTGAAGAATTGCAGCGGGCTGGCCTGGCCTCTTTATTTCTGCAATTTGACGGAACGGAAAGCGAGATATACAGAAAGCTGAGGGGCCGTGATTTACTGGCGGACAAGCTGGAGACAATCCGGCTGTGCGGGGAACTGGGCATCGGTGTTATCCTGGTGCCCACCGTGGTGCCGGGGGTCAATGACCATAATATCGGGGATATTATTGACCTGGCCCTGGAACATTTACCGGTGGTGCGGGGGGTGCACTTCCAACCCGTGAGCTATTTTGGCCGCTATCCCCAGCCGCCCTCCGATGACATGCGCATTACCCTGCCCGAGGTTATCAGCAATATTGCCCGGCAGACCGGGGGACGGATCAAGGTGGAAAATTTCCGGCCGCCGGGCTGTGAAAACGCCCTGTGCTCCTTCCACGGAAATTTTATTTTAATGCCCGGCGGGACTTTGATGCCCACCACCCGGCATGAAACAAACCAGAACACAAGTTGCTGCTGTACGCCCGAATTGGCGGTGGAGGGGTCCAGGAAATCCAGGAAGTTTGTGGCGAACCACTGGTCGGCCAGCCGGCCCGTCCCTGTTCAAAAGTCATGCAGTTGCGGCGGCGGTGGCATGGAGGAGTTTATACGAACCGATAGCATGGATCTTTTCCTGGCCAGGGCCAAAACCCATACCCTTTGTATTTCGGGCATGGCCTTCCAGGATGTGTGGAACGTTGACCTGGAGCGGGTGAAGGACTGCTGCATCCACACGGTTTCCCCCGCCGGCAAGCTGATACCCTTTTGTGCCTATAATATTACCGATAGCCAGGGCAGATCAATTTACAGGGGGCGTGCCGATTGA
- a CDS encoding DVU_1553 family AMP-dependent CoA ligase, protein MITKTPLEQWILNKITASAGFRSQGHAGGLTRGLIESYQLAKLKETVALARGKSLFYRAALAGFTPDKIKSLRDLSGLPFTTAEDIRQNPLRFLCCSQDDIKRVVTLESSGTTGMPKRIFFTAADQELTRDYYHHGMTVVSRPGDRVIVLLPCERPGSVGDLFAESVRRMDVVPVRHGIVRDPGYTLEVMARERVDTLLGIPTQVLALACHEPPGQDKFGLKIKNVILNTDHLSRAIIHRITERWHCRVFNQYAMTEMGLGGGLECAALAGYHMREADLLFEIIDPVTGAVLPDGQEGEIVFTTLTRRGMPLIRYRTGDMGRFIPGPCPCGTVLKRMAPVRDRVRGRIPLAGGGFLSMAVLDDALFATPGVLNFKADILPGSGTDCLAVKVHLAGWAGEELAVLIQKTLLAVPVIAENVKQGALTVAPVEIDRSGELWPPAKRLIRDLRNNGDRPA, encoded by the coding sequence TTGATTACCAAAACACCTTTGGAACAGTGGATTTTAAATAAAATAACCGCCTCCGCCGGGTTCAGGTCTCAAGGGCATGCGGGTGGGCTGACCCGCGGCCTCATTGAAAGTTACCAGCTGGCCAAATTGAAGGAAACCGTGGCCCTGGCCCGGGGAAAAAGCCTTTTTTACCGGGCCGCCCTGGCCGGCTTTACCCCGGATAAAATAAAATCGCTGCGGGACCTGTCCGGCCTCCCCTTTACCACGGCAGAGGATATCAGGCAAAACCCGTTGCGGTTTTTGTGCTGTTCCCAGGATGATATCAAGCGGGTAGTTACCCTGGAAAGCTCGGGTACCACGGGGATGCCCAAAAGGATTTTTTTCACCGCCGCCGACCAGGAACTGACCAGGGATTATTATCATCACGGCATGACCGTGGTTAGCCGGCCCGGTGATAGGGTGATAGTGCTGCTCCCCTGTGAGCGGCCGGGCAGTGTGGGCGATCTGTTTGCGGAAAGCGTGCGGCGCATGGATGTGGTGCCCGTGCGGCATGGTATTGTAAGGGATCCCGGGTATACCCTGGAGGTAATGGCCAGGGAGCGGGTTGATACGCTGCTGGGGATACCGACCCAGGTGCTGGCCCTGGCTTGTCATGAACCACCGGGCCAGGATAAATTCGGCCTGAAGATCAAAAATGTGATCCTTAATACCGACCATCTTTCCCGGGCCATCATCCACCGTATTACAGAAAGGTGGCACTGCAGGGTTTTCAACCAGTATGCCATGACTGAAATGGGATTGGGGGGCGGCCTGGAATGCGCGGCGCTGGCGGGTTACCACATGCGGGAGGCCGATCTGCTCTTTGAGATAATTGATCCTGTCACCGGCGCTGTGCTGCCCGACGGCCAGGAGGGGGAAATTGTCTTTACCACCTTGACCCGCAGGGGGATGCCATTAATCCGCTACCGCACGGGAGATATGGGCAGGTTTATCCCCGGGCCGTGCCCCTGTGGTACCGTGCTGAAGCGCATGGCCCCGGTGCGGGACCGGGTCAGGGGGCGGATTCCCCTGGCCGGAGGAGGATTCCTCAGTATGGCGGTGTTGGATGATGCTTTATTTGCCACTCCAGGGGTGCTGAACTTTAAGGCCGATATTTTGCCGGGCAGCGGCACGGATTGCCTGGCTGTCAAAGTCCATTTGGCGGGCTGGGCCGGAGAAGAACTGGCGGTATTGATTCAAAAAACACTGCTTGCCGTTCCCGTGATTGCTGAAAATGTCAAACAGGGAGCTTTAACCGTGGCCCCCGTTGAAATTGACAGGTCCGGGGAACTGTGGCCGCCGGCCAAACGATTAATCCGGGATTTGCGCAACAATGGTGACCGTCCGGCGTAA